The following coding sequences lie in one Nycticebus coucang isolate mNycCou1 chromosome 18, mNycCou1.pri, whole genome shotgun sequence genomic window:
- the TNFAIP1 gene encoding BTB/POZ domain-containing adapter for CUL3-mediated RhoA degradation protein 2, translating to MSGDTCLCPASGAKPKLSGFKGGGLGNKYIQLNVGGSLYYTTVRALTRHDTMLKAMFSGRMEVLTDKEGWILIDRCGKHFGTILNYLRDDTITLPQNRQEVKELMAEAKYYLIQGLVNMCQAALQDKKDSYQPVCNIPVITSLKEEERLIESSTKPVVKLLYNRSNNKYSYTSNSDDHLLKNIELFDKLSLRFNGRVLFIKDVIGDEICCWSFYGQGRKLAEVCCTSIVYATEKKQTKVEFPEARIYEETLNVLLYETPRIPDNSLLEATSRSRSQASPSEDEETFELRDRVRRIHVKRYSTYDDRQLSHQSAHRD from the exons ATGTCAGGGGATACCTGTCTGTGCCCAGCCTCGGGGGCAAAGCCCAAGCTGAGCGGTTTCAAGGGAGGAGGGCTAGGCAACAAGTACATCCAGCTCAATGTGGGTGGCTCCCTGTACTACACCACCGTGCGGGCACTGACCCGCCATGACACTATGCTCAAGGCCATGTTCAGCGGGCGCATGGAGGTGCTAACTGACAAAGAAG GCTGGATCCTTATAGACCGATGTGGAAAGCACTTCGGCACCATTTTGAATTACCTCCGAGATGACACCATCACTCTCCCTCAAAACCGGCAAGAAGTCAAGGAATTGATGGCTGAAGCAAAATATTACCTCATCCAGGGGCTGGTGAACATGTGCCAGGCTGCTCTGCAG GACAAAAAAGACTCCTACCAGCCTGTGTGCAACATACCTGTGATCACATCCCTGAAAGAAGAGGAGAGGCTTATCGAATCCTCCACCAAG CCCGTGGTGAAGCTGCTGTACAACAGAAGCAACAACAAGTATTCCTATACCAG CAACTCTGATGACCACTTGCTGAAAAACATCGAGCTGTTTGACAAACTCTCCTTGCGCTTCAATGGCCGTGTACTCTTCATCAAGGATGTCATCGGTGATGAGATCTGCTGCTGGTCCTTCTATGGCCAAGGTCGTAAGCTGGCAGAGGTGTGCTGCACCTCCATCGTATATGCCACCGAGAAGAAGCAGACCAAG GTGGAATTCCCGGAGGCCCGAATCTATGAGGAAACACTCAATGTTCTACTATACGAGACTCCCCGCATCCCTGACAACTCCTTGCTGGAAGCTACAAGCCGTAGCCGCAGCCAGGCTTCCCCCAGTGAAGATGAGGAGACCTTTGAGTTGCGGGACCGTGTTCGCCGTATCCATGTCAAGCGCTATAGCACTTATGATGACCGGCAGCTCAGCCACCAGTCTGCCCATCGTGACTGA